The Deltaproteobacteria bacterium sequence ACGAAAAGAAGTAGTCTTCGAGTTCTTTGCTCTTGTGACCAACCACATTGAGACCGAACACACTCTGTCGCTCAATGAACCCATGACTGAAATGGCGCGTATCGACCGCCGCCATAATCAGCGGTGGATCACCTGACACCTGTGTCACCCATGAAGACGACATGCCATGTAGCTTGTCACCTTCACGAACGGTGAGGACATAAATACCGGTGGTGATCTCCGCTAATGCATTAGCGAGTTGTGGATCCATAAAAGTTTCCTAAAACGCATGCTTAAAGGCATTGCGCTGACAGCGAACGAGGCCACTGAAGTTGATCAATTCGTTCTCTAGCGCAACTTCGTGCTCAGCTTGTAGATAACGTCCGTTAAAGGCCGGGTTGTCAGTGCAAAAGCAGTAATCAATATCTTCCGTGTCGAGCCGTTTCGTTACCTCACGTACAGGAGCGAGGTCAGCAAAGGTTCCAGTTTGCAGATACGTACTCGGACACAACTCAAAGCAAATGCCTCGACGACGAATTTCCGGCAATAGGTGCGGTAGATGTAATGGAATCTGCACTCCATGACCAATCCGACGCAAATATGGAAACAGTTCAGGATGAACATGAGCGGGTGAGGTTTCACCAAGATGTGCGGTTGCTGGCAAATGATGATCAGCTGCCTTCTTATACAAACTCACAAAGTGATCGAGCCGTTCGCCGAGTGGTGCTTCCGGCCCGGCGACATCAATGCCACGAATAAGGTCACGACGGGTCAATGCAAGGTCGAGGGTTGCGTCGTTGATCTCGTCCGGCAACATCGTGTGAAGACACAGTACCAGCCGAACATCGACTGCATACTCCGGTACCTTCGCTCCAGCGGCAATCGCTTCAA is a genomic window containing:
- a CDS encoding flavin reductase, whose protein sequence is MDPQLANALAEITTGIYVLTVREGDKLHGMSSSWVTQVSGDPPLIMAAVDTRHFSHGFIERQSVFGLNVVGHKSKELEDYFFSSASRRPDNLEPFAYEFGETGVPLLAIAMAVFECRVVASYPAGDHTLFVASIVRAEIRTQDQPITSHDLPYIYVGAVIPRQRN
- a CDS encoding adenosine deaminase — protein: MIQQGRVNAGPDYADLHRHVGGSVHPKVLYGYLSSGSADVGTTPTERNIIQELLRRFPTYAVLKEHFANRKPTLDDYLELHKLVEPLQTPATMSYFLYRVVRGARIFEQTSMLELRFSPYLRTDPSLDRRDRIATMEAVVEAIAAGAKVPEYAVDVRLVLCLHTMLPDEINDATLDLALTRRDLIRGIDVAGPEAPLGERLDHFVSLYKKAADHHLPATAHLGETSPAHVHPELFPYLRRIGHGVQIPLHLPHLLPEIRRRGICFELCPSTYLQTGTFADLAPVREVTKRLDTEDIDYCFCTDNPAFNGRYLQAEHEVALENELINFSGLVRCQRNAFKHAF